A section of the Paralichthys olivaceus isolate ysfri-2021 chromosome 14, ASM2471397v2, whole genome shotgun sequence genome encodes:
- the foxn2a gene encoding forkhead box protein N2 isoform X2, whose product MGPIIGMSPDKKTEIPGMQEERTGLRGVCGVGTLPEAECASSPLATSVDRTGGTEDEELTNLNWLHENLLQNFTLGGPEAQPSGSPLFDIEGDYGSSQGPSSSSSSSHGRGRERDSLKSKPPFSFSLLIYMAIEQSPSKSLPVKEIYGWILEHFPYFSNAPTGWKNSVRHNLSLNKCFRKVERSLGKANGKGSLWCVDPEYRPNLIQALKKQHFPAAHAFCTPPASPPSASSPPRHLFLQGCSFKGNSDGPLDLSRPDSVLVSSDPKQDHNYSSVALQRCSSRSSSSSLSSLDEGGCDRRQSRRAGSEGFHSDEDSDLWDERGVHQTSRRPPAIKWPISKRVRREVKPELDEELKEAAGSLLHLAGIRSCMEGSKRTVKSTKLNRK is encoded by the exons ATGGGTCCAATCATTGGGATGTCACCAGATAAGAAAACGGAAATTCCGGGTATGCAAGAGGAGCGGACAGGGCTCAGAGGCGTCTGTGGCGTAGGAACGCTGCCCGAGGCGGAGTGCGCCTCCAGTCCGCTAGCGACCAGCGTTGATCGTACTGGAGGCACAGAGGATGAGGAGCTCACCAACCTCAACTGGCTCCATGAGAACCTGCTTCAGAACTTCACCCTGGGTGGCCCCGAAGCTCAGCCCAGTGGCAGCCCCCTTTTTGACATAGAGGGAGATTACGGCTCCAGCCAGGGcccatcatcctcttcatcctcgtcGCATGGCAGAGGCAGGGAGCGGGACTCGTTGAAGTCTAAGCCCCCTTTCTCGTTTTCTCTGCTCATCTACATGGCCATTGAGCAATCGCCCAGCAAGTCTTTGCCAGTTAAAGAAATCTACGGCTGGATTCTTGAGCACTTCCCCTATTTCTCCAATGCTCCCACCGGCTGGAAGAACTCAGTTCGTCACAACTTGTCCCTGAACAAATGCTTCCGCAAGGTTGAAAGGAGTTTGGGAAAG GCCAATGGTAAAGGTTCTCTCTGGTGTGTTGACCCAGAGTACCGCCCCAACCTGATCCAAGCCCTTAAGAAGCAGCACTTCCCTGCCGCACATGCCTTCTGCACACCACCCGCCTCCCCACCCAG TGCCTCCTCACCCCCTCGACATCTCTTTCTACAAGGCTGCTCATTCAAAG GCAATTCTGACGGTCCACTGGACCTCTCCAGACCAGACTCTGTTCTGGTGAGCAGTGATCCAAAGCAGGACCATAACTATAGCAGCGTCGCCTTGCAGCGCTGCTCTTCCCGCTCCTCCTCATCGTCTCTTTCCTCACTGGACGAAGGAGGCTGCGACCGCAGGCAGTCCCGCCGTGCCGGCAGCGAGGGCTTCCACAGCGACGAGGACTCTGATCTCTGGGACGAGAGGGGCGTCCACCAGACTTCTCGCCGTCCACCTGCCATCAAGTGGCCCATTAGCAAGAGGGTGCGGCGCGAGGTCAAGCCAGAGCTGGATGAGGAGCTAAAGGAAGCGGCCGGCTCCTTGCTGCACCTCGCTGGTATACGCAGCTGCATGGAGGGCTCCAAACGTACTGTCAAGAGCACAAAACTTAACAGGAAAtga
- the foxn2a gene encoding forkhead box protein N2 isoform X1 — protein MGPIIGMSPDKKTEIPGMQEERTGLRGVCGVGTLPEAECASSPLATSVDRTGGTEDEELTNLNWLHENLLQNFTLGGPEAQPSGSPLFDIEGDYGSSQGPSSSSSSSHGRGRERDSLKSKPPFSFSLLIYMAIEQSPSKSLPVKEIYGWILEHFPYFSNAPTGWKNSVRHNLSLNKCFRKVERSLGKANGKGSLWCVDPEYRPNLIQALKKQHFPAAHAFCTPPASPPSASSPPRHLFLQGCSFKESDIDAATAMMLLNSAPGHHVDPCNSDGPLDLSRPDSVLVSSDPKQDHNYSSVALQRCSSRSSSSSLSSLDEGGCDRRQSRRAGSEGFHSDEDSDLWDERGVHQTSRRPPAIKWPISKRVRREVKPELDEELKEAAGSLLHLAGIRSCMEGSKRTVKSTKLNRK, from the exons ATGGGTCCAATCATTGGGATGTCACCAGATAAGAAAACGGAAATTCCGGGTATGCAAGAGGAGCGGACAGGGCTCAGAGGCGTCTGTGGCGTAGGAACGCTGCCCGAGGCGGAGTGCGCCTCCAGTCCGCTAGCGACCAGCGTTGATCGTACTGGAGGCACAGAGGATGAGGAGCTCACCAACCTCAACTGGCTCCATGAGAACCTGCTTCAGAACTTCACCCTGGGTGGCCCCGAAGCTCAGCCCAGTGGCAGCCCCCTTTTTGACATAGAGGGAGATTACGGCTCCAGCCAGGGcccatcatcctcttcatcctcgtcGCATGGCAGAGGCAGGGAGCGGGACTCGTTGAAGTCTAAGCCCCCTTTCTCGTTTTCTCTGCTCATCTACATGGCCATTGAGCAATCGCCCAGCAAGTCTTTGCCAGTTAAAGAAATCTACGGCTGGATTCTTGAGCACTTCCCCTATTTCTCCAATGCTCCCACCGGCTGGAAGAACTCAGTTCGTCACAACTTGTCCCTGAACAAATGCTTCCGCAAGGTTGAAAGGAGTTTGGGAAAG GCCAATGGTAAAGGTTCTCTCTGGTGTGTTGACCCAGAGTACCGCCCCAACCTGATCCAAGCCCTTAAGAAGCAGCACTTCCCTGCCGCACATGCCTTCTGCACACCACCCGCCTCCCCACCCAG TGCCTCCTCACCCCCTCGACATCTCTTTCTACAAGGCTGCTCATTCAAAG AGTCTGACATTGATGCTGCCACTGCCATGATGCTCTTAAACTCTGCCCCCGGGCACCACGTTGACCCAT GCAATTCTGACGGTCCACTGGACCTCTCCAGACCAGACTCTGTTCTGGTGAGCAGTGATCCAAAGCAGGACCATAACTATAGCAGCGTCGCCTTGCAGCGCTGCTCTTCCCGCTCCTCCTCATCGTCTCTTTCCTCACTGGACGAAGGAGGCTGCGACCGCAGGCAGTCCCGCCGTGCCGGCAGCGAGGGCTTCCACAGCGACGAGGACTCTGATCTCTGGGACGAGAGGGGCGTCCACCAGACTTCTCGCCGTCCACCTGCCATCAAGTGGCCCATTAGCAAGAGGGTGCGGCGCGAGGTCAAGCCAGAGCTGGATGAGGAGCTAAAGGAAGCGGCCGGCTCCTTGCTGCACCTCGCTGGTATACGCAGCTGCATGGAGGGCTCCAAACGTACTGTCAAGAGCACAAAACTTAACAGGAAAtga